The sequence below is a genomic window from Providencia rettgeri.
CAATACTTTCTATAAGGGCTAACGGCGGGCAGTGTTGGTACAATAACTGAATAAATTCAGTAGGTTCTGAACCAGTACATAAGCGAACCAGCACGCCTTCGCCATCATTACAGACATCACCTAAAAGTTGGTATTGATGTGCTAATTGCCAAACATAGGGGCGAAACCCCACACCTTGCACTTTCCCCTTGATGCGTAACTGTATGCCACCTTTCACTGAAATCCCCTCTTACCACTATGAGGCTATTTTCACGCTAAAACATAAAAAAAACTTCACTTAAGATCAAAAAAAGTTGTGGAAGTGCCGTTGACAGGCCCAACTTTCACTCATTAATTATGCTAAATAAGATTAAATATCAATAGAATACTAATAATTTATATACAATATCACACCAATATTAACTTATAGACCGAGCTGATTATCTTCTAAATGATTTTTCGCTATTCGTTTTGGCACTTTACTCAATCAGTTCAATGAGTATTCCACCCATCAAAAGTTTCTCATATGAAACCAAACTCCTTCATAACCTCGACACACACCACACTTTGAAACGAATATTTTACATATAGTCAACATTCGATTGACTAATAATCATCCATACAATTAATCTGGTTTTAAATAAAAAACAATGTTTCGCATATGAAACAAAATGTTACAACACATTCAAAAGGAGAAAACCATGAGCTGGGTTGCTGTCTGCGATGTCTCACAAGTTCAAGAAGAATTTCCTTTTTCAGCCAAAGTGGATGATGTCGAAATTGGGATTTTCTTAGTTGAAGACCAATATTATGCCTTAGAAGATGTTTGTCCACATGCCTATGCCCTGTTAAGCCAAGGATTTGTTGAAGATGGCAAAGTTGAATGCCCATTACATGAGGCCATTTTCGATATCAAAACGGGTAAATGTTTACGCGAACCAGGAGGGCGAGATCTCCGAACCTACCAAACACGCATTCACGACAACCAAATCGAAATCAGTTTGATTGAGGAGTAAAAATGGAACCTATTCAGAATATTAATCCGTATTTACCAGCAAATAACCAAATCATCCCAGCACGCGAAGGCGGTAAAGGCAGTATTCAAGCGCCAGGAAGTGCGCCGAATATCGTTTGGCAAACACGTTCACGCGTCCCTGATGAGTATGAAAGCAAACTCATTTTTGCACTCGAAACGCTATTCGCAGCAGACACTGGATCCCTTGATGAATTAGTTCAGTCATTAAACCAGCAACAAATATATGACCGACAAGGTCACCCTTGGTCTTCTAGTAGTTTCCGAGAATTTCTTCTCGTCAACGGTTACTAACACATTGTCACTAATAAGAAAATAAAACTCAGACACCTTTGATAAACGGAAGCAAATCATGACAACCAATGCACAACCTCAAAACTATCAAGAATATTTAGATGTTGGGTTACGTGGACAATGGTACCCCGTATTATCCAGCTGGGAAGTCAGCAATAACCCTATTGGTATCACGCGCCTTGAAGAACAAATCGTGCTGTGGCGCGATGATAAAGGCCAAATTCATGCTTTAGAAGATAGATGTCCCCATCGCGGAGCCCGTTTATCAATGGGTTGGAATCTAGGTGAACGTATTGCCTGTTGGTACCACGGCGTCGAAGTCGGTGGTGATGGTGTCGTTAAAGATGTTCCAGCGGTCAGCCAATGCCCTCTTGAAGGTCAAAAATGTTTAAAAACCTATCCCGTTCAAGAAATTCATGGCGCTATCTTCCTCTATTTTGCGGTAGTTGACGGTGAAACACCTCCAGCCCTTGAGTTTCCTGAAGAGTTAGCTGATGACGAAAACCACAGCAATTTCCTCTGCACCGCATCGTGGAAATGCAATTACCAATACGCATTAGAAAACGTGATGGACCCAATGCATGGTACCTATCTCCATTCATCATCACACTCAATGGCAGAAGGTGATAAACAATCAGAAATGATCCTAGAAGCAACAAAAAATGGGTTTATTTTCCGTAAAAATGACCAAATTGGCGTCAACTTCGACTGGGTTGAATTTGCGAGCACTGGTGCAAATTGGATGCGTTTATCCATCCCGTATCAAAAACGTTTTGGACCCGGTGGACATTTTTGGATTATCGGCATGGTCGTTCCTGAAGACCGTCATCACACTCGTGTTTTCTTTTGGCGAATTCGCAAAGTAAAAGACTGGCAACGTGATTTATGGCGCTTTATGTATCGCAATCGCCTAGAAGGGCTACATTGGGATGTCCTAGAACAAGATCGCCTCATTTTGGAAAACCTCACACCAAATGCACGCGATAAAGAGTTTCTTTATCAACACGATGTGGGGTTATCACGCCTACGTCGCATTATGCAACGTGAAGCGAAAAAGCAATTTGACCTAATACACAGTAAGGAAGCTGAAAATGCGTGATTTACTGGCAGGAAAACGCATTGTGATCACCGGAGCCGCAAGGGGGCTTGGCTTTAGCTTTGCCCAAGCCGCAGCACAACAAGGCGCTCAAGTTGTCTTGTGTGACATCCTAGCGCAACGATTACAAGAAAGTGTCGAATCTCTACAACAACAAGGCTTTGAGGCCCAAGGTGTTTCTCTCGACTTAGCGGATCCTGACTCAATCACTCATACATTCGACAGTATTGGTCAACAAGGTGCAATTGATGGGCTGATTAATAATGCGGCCTTAGCAACTGGAGTGGGTGGAAAGCTGCTCGACGAATATGACTTGGCGCTGTGGGATAAGGTGATGACCGTCAATGTCAGAGGAACCTGGTTGGTCACCAAAGCCGCGCTTCCCTTTTTAAAACAGAGTTCCCGCGGGAAAATTATCAATATTGCCTCTGACACCGCACTATGGGGTGCTCCCAAGCTGATGGCCTATGTCGCCAGTAAAGGAGCCATCATCAGTATGACCCGTTCAATGGCGCGTGAGCTTGGTACTCACCGCATTTGTGTTAATGCTATTGCTCCGGGGTTAACAAAAGTCGAAGCGACGGAATATGTGCCCGCAGAACGCCACCAGCTATATGAAAATGGTCGAGCGCTCCAAGGAGAACAGATGCCTGAAGACGTTACAGGAACCGCTTTGTATTTGCTTTCTCCTATGGCCGATTTTGTCACAGGACAGCTAATCCCAGTTAATGGTGGCTTTATTTTTAACTAATTTCGCCATTCAGTCGGTTAAGAGGTGAGGATCATGAATTCAACATGTAAATATCTGGTACCCGGTTTGGAAAAAGGGCTACAGCTTCTTCTGCTACTTGCACAGCAGCACCGTGAGCTCACATTTGCAGAAATCCTCCGCTTAGTCGATATGCCCAAAGCAACGGCTTACCGTGCGATCCAAACCTTGGTGCATTTGGATTTCCTTGTTCAACACCCACGAACTGGGGCATTTTCGTTAGGCCGTAAAGTCCTCAGCCTTGGTCTTGGCTATATTGCCTCACTCGATTTAACTCAATTAGGTCAGCCGATTATCGAACAATTGAGAGATCGCAGCCAATGTAACAGCCATTTAGTTATCCGAGATGGTCGGGACATTATATACATCGCCAGAGTCAGTGGCGCAGAATCCAAAATTAACCATGTTAGCGTAGGGACACGTTTATCAGCGCACCGAACCTCACTAGGCCGCATGCTACTGAGCGGATTAACTCGCACTGAGTTCGATGCGCTTTACCCTGATGATGAACTGCCCGATAACGCAGGGTGTAAACAGGAATTCTGGCAAATGATCCAAGCCGACAAACTGCGTGGCTACGTGATTGGAGAATCATTTTACCGTCGGGGAATTTCCTCCATTGTTTACCCTGTTTATAACCAAGCAAATGGTGTCGAGGCGGTCATCAGCATCATGGTACCCATGAATAGCATCCCTGCACAGGAGTGTCGGCGATTACAAAATGAAGTAAGCCATGCCGCGCAAAAATTGACTGAATTTATTGGTGGAATGAGCCAAGCAAAAGCCGTTTAGCATTAACTGATTATCTACCCTACATTTTTTAGGTTTATTGCCATAAGCCTCGGGTTCTTTCTGTCCAAAAAAGCCGTTGGCAATAACACCA
It includes:
- the nirD gene encoding nitrite reductase small subunit NirD, translated to MSWVAVCDVSQVQEEFPFSAKVDDVEIGIFLVEDQYYALEDVCPHAYALLSQGFVEDGKVECPLHEAIFDIKTGKCLREPGGRDLRTYQTRIHDNQIEISLIEE
- a CDS encoding recombinase-like helix-turn-helix domain-containing protein — encoded protein: MEPIQNINPYLPANNQIIPAREGGKGSIQAPGSAPNIVWQTRSRVPDEYESKLIFALETLFAADTGSLDELVQSLNQQQIYDRQGHPWSSSSFREFLLVNGY
- a CDS encoding aromatic ring-hydroxylating oxygenase subunit alpha gives rise to the protein MTTNAQPQNYQEYLDVGLRGQWYPVLSSWEVSNNPIGITRLEEQIVLWRDDKGQIHALEDRCPHRGARLSMGWNLGERIACWYHGVEVGGDGVVKDVPAVSQCPLEGQKCLKTYPVQEIHGAIFLYFAVVDGETPPALEFPEELADDENHSNFLCTASWKCNYQYALENVMDPMHGTYLHSSSHSMAEGDKQSEMILEATKNGFIFRKNDQIGVNFDWVEFASTGANWMRLSIPYQKRFGPGGHFWIIGMVVPEDRHHTRVFFWRIRKVKDWQRDLWRFMYRNRLEGLHWDVLEQDRLILENLTPNARDKEFLYQHDVGLSRLRRIMQREAKKQFDLIHSKEAENA
- a CDS encoding SDR family oxidoreductase gives rise to the protein MRDLLAGKRIVITGAARGLGFSFAQAAAQQGAQVVLCDILAQRLQESVESLQQQGFEAQGVSLDLADPDSITHTFDSIGQQGAIDGLINNAALATGVGGKLLDEYDLALWDKVMTVNVRGTWLVTKAALPFLKQSSRGKIINIASDTALWGAPKLMAYVASKGAIISMTRSMARELGTHRICVNAIAPGLTKVEATEYVPAERHQLYENGRALQGEQMPEDVTGTALYLLSPMADFVTGQLIPVNGGFIFN
- a CDS encoding IclR family transcriptional regulator, translating into MNSTCKYLVPGLEKGLQLLLLLAQQHRELTFAEILRLVDMPKATAYRAIQTLVHLDFLVQHPRTGAFSLGRKVLSLGLGYIASLDLTQLGQPIIEQLRDRSQCNSHLVIRDGRDIIYIARVSGAESKINHVSVGTRLSAHRTSLGRMLLSGLTRTEFDALYPDDELPDNAGCKQEFWQMIQADKLRGYVIGESFYRRGISSIVYPVYNQANGVEAVISIMVPMNSIPAQECRRLQNEVSHAAQKLTEFIGGMSQAKAV